A window of Danaus plexippus chromosome 12, MEX_DaPlex, whole genome shotgun sequence contains these coding sequences:
- the LOC116772663 gene encoding uncharacterized protein LOC116772663, translated as MTHLKFHETHSFSMPLLKPVAHEYPQTLAPRLKCVILCWEQDDDLTAAINVTLLKCHCVSDIRIFERHVLPESIQGTINNLGYVEYDADVKKVSTDGNNFLGELFEIDVTGRTSDGTETTHIFIKRIIRNEDFKVYSIPEVYRKEAFVYNELNNIYNELQKKVTIPTNEKFKFIKSYGTNEEAIILENVSKEGFKTMERMDIMTRDFAELSIKQLAKFHGLSLALERYDPDYFNEKVKTIKQSFVYDDYWNELVKRMYELSTSKLDLKIKKRTDEFFLHSLEKYPKYMNGINSGIKCLCHGDYKMNNVLFRETEGKITEVIPIDYQQIYYGCPVIDLIYFIYAASDRSFRKQHLNYLKDVYFGSLTTFLNYFGIDVATVYPREVFEDSFSNSLDYALMYTLYMLPFLYVKEQTPDLSKDELLDVTIRVDDKFYVIMNEIVEEFVEYGII; from the exons ATGACGCATTTGAAATTTCATGAAACGCATTCATTTTCTATGCCATTATTAAAACCCGTTGCTCATGAATATCCTCAAACATTGGCTCCACGATTAAAATGCGTGATATTATGCTGGGAACAAGACG ACGATCTGACAGCTGCcataaatgttacattacTAAAGTGTCACTGTGTGTCGGATATACGAATTTTCGAAAGACATGTTTTACCG GAATCTATTCAAggtactataaataatttaggttATGTCGAATATGACGCAGATGTCAAAAAAGTATCCACAGACGGTAATAACTTTTTGGGTGAACTTTTTGAAATTGATGTCACCGGAAGAACGAGCGATGGGACGGAAACTAcgcacatttttataaaacgcaTTATACGTAATGAAGATTTCAAAGTGTATTCCATTCCAGAGGTGTATAGAAAGGAGGCGTTCGtctataatgaattaaacaacatttataacGAGCTTCAAAAGAAAGTTACTATTCCGAcgaatgaaaaattcaaatttataaaaagttacgGAACTAACGAAGAAGCTATTATTCTTGAAAACGTCAGTAAAGAAGGATTCAAAACCATGGAACGTATGGACATAATGACCAGAGATTTTGCCGAACTTTCGATAAAACAATTAGCAAAATTTCACGGACTGTCGTTAGCATTGGAAAGGTACGATCCagattatttcaatgaaaaggTGAAAACAATCAAACAATCCTTTGTATACGACGATTATTGGAATGAATTAGTTAAAAGGATGTACGAGCTATCTACTTCTAAATTGgatctaaaaattaaaaagaggaCCGATGAATTCTTTTTACATTCATTAGAGAAGTATCCGAAATACATGAACGGAATAAATTCGGgcataaaatgtttatgtcaCGGAGATTATAAGatgaataatgtattatttagagAAAct gaAGGAAAAATAACTGAAGTTATTCCTATAGATTACCAACAGATCTACTACGGATGTCCGGTCATTGACCTCATATACTTTATCTATGCAGCCAGCGACCGGAGCTTCAGAAAACAACACTTAAATTATCTCAAAGATGTTTACTTTGGAAGTTTAACGACGTTTCTGAACTACTTCGGAATTGACGTCGCTACGGTTTACCCGAGGGAAGTATTTGAGGACAGCTTCTCAAATAGCTTGGACTACGCCTTGATGTATACTTTGTATATGCTGCCGTTTCTGTATGTCAAGGAACAAACGCCAGACCTCAGCAAGGACGAGCTGCTGGATGTGACCATACGTGTGGACGAtaagttttatgttataatgaaCGAGATCGTCGAAGAGTTTGTGGAATATGGAATTATATGA